One Chloroflexota bacterium DNA window includes the following coding sequences:
- a CDS encoding aminotransferase class III-fold pyridoxal phosphate-dependent enzyme, with protein MANNIDVLSPVWTHLTQIQPVRAEGIYLYDAEGQRYTDFTCGIGVTNTGHCHPKVVKAIQDQAEKLIFGQMNIVIPPMSLALAEALNEITSPEIDTFFFSNSGAEAIEGAVKLARHASGKRNIVVFQGSFHGRTAQTMAMTTSKYIYRYNYQPLPGGIFTAPFPYSYFYGWDEEETIDFCLKELDRLFHGETLPEETAAIVIEPVLGEGGYVPAPDGFMQALRQFCDQNEILLIADEVQTGFGRTGKFFACEYSGVVPDILVMAKGLGSGVPISAIASRRQLMEKWKPGSHGGTYGGGSAIAAAAALATIQVMKEEKLVENSAARGEQLLAALRKLQAKYPVIGDVRGRGLMVATEFSKPDGSPDKETTKAVAAACMKKNLMLLTCGTYENVVRWIPPLIVTEQQIAEALDIFEVALAQNA; from the coding sequence ATGGCAAATAACATTGATGTACTCTCCCCCGTTTGGACTCATCTCACGCAAATTCAGCCTGTGCGCGCCGAAGGGATTTATCTCTACGACGCCGAAGGTCAGCGCTATACCGATTTCACTTGCGGAATTGGCGTAACCAATACCGGCCACTGCCACCCCAAAGTGGTCAAGGCCATTCAGGATCAGGCCGAAAAACTGATCTTCGGGCAGATGAATATCGTCATTCCGCCCATGTCGCTGGCGTTGGCCGAAGCCCTCAACGAAATCACGTCCCCGGAGATTGATACTTTCTTCTTCTCGAATAGTGGGGCAGAAGCTATCGAGGGCGCGGTTAAACTGGCGCGTCATGCCAGCGGCAAGCGCAATATTGTTGTCTTCCAGGGCAGCTTTCACGGACGCACCGCCCAGACGATGGCGATGACGACCTCGAAGTATATCTATCGCTACAACTACCAACCCCTGCCCGGCGGCATTTTTACCGCGCCCTTCCCATACAGCTATTTTTACGGCTGGGATGAAGAAGAGACGATTGACTTCTGCCTGAAAGAGTTGGATCGCCTCTTCCACGGAGAGACATTGCCTGAAGAAACGGCGGCTATCGTTATCGAGCCGGTTCTCGGCGAAGGGGGCTATGTCCCCGCGCCGGATGGTTTTATGCAGGCCTTGCGCCAGTTCTGTGATCAGAATGAGATTTTATTGATCGCTGACGAAGTTCAGACTGGCTTTGGACGCACGGGCAAGTTCTTCGCCTGTGAATATTCTGGCGTTGTACCGGATATATTGGTGATGGCCAAAGGATTGGGTAGCGGCGTGCCGATCTCGGCGATTGCCTCGCGTCGCCAATTGATGGAAAAATGGAAGCCTGGTTCCCACGGCGGAACCTATGGCGGTGGCAGCGCCATTGCAGCGGCGGCAGCCCTGGCGACCATCCAGGTGATGAAGGAAGAGAAATTGGTTGAAAATTCTGCTGCCCGCGGCGAGCAATTACTGGCCGCGTTGCGCAAGCTGCAGGCCAAATATCCAGTTATCGGCGATGTGCGTGGCCGCGGCTTGATGGTAGCGACTGAGTTTAGCAAACCCGATGGCTCACCGGATAAAGAAACGACCAAAGCGGTTGCGGCTGCCTGCATGAAGAAAAACCTGATGCTCCTGACCTGCGGCACCTACGAAAACGTCGTCCGCTGGATTCCACCCTTGATCGTTACCGAACAGCAAATCGCCGAAGCACTGGACATCTTCGAAGTAGCTTTAGCGCAGAACGCATAA
- a CDS encoding FAD-binding oxidoreductase, with the protein MKLTSFWTDKYPRPADLSVVAELPTEVDVAIIGGGYTGLSAARTLTKSGVSVAVLEREMIGWGASSRNAGITGCGLKRGTPAVFERYGEKYGRIFWQASLDALNLIEELVAEEGIDCDWQQNGDLAVAFKPSHFENFKTRQAWHKKHLGHELRLISPDELRTEIGSDAFFGGLLDDHGAGIHPAKLVFGLAEVAAKYGAQLFEHAAVTRIEKLAAGYNLHTTRGVLRAKEVIMATNGYTDRLVRKLKPRVFAGGSYSIVTEPLSKDIQHEISPRSRVFWDSKWFLNYFRLTPDGRLLWGGRNNLSTNLDLSESTQQLRAGMLRAFPQLADVAVTHTWTGQLGLTFDLMPHIGRVENIHYALGYGGHGLHTALWLGHELAQMLTGEKSNSPFAEISHQTYFFYRNRTWFLPMAALYYRIRDWLS; encoded by the coding sequence TTGAAGCTAACATCTTTTTGGACTGACAAATACCCCCGCCCTGCTGATTTGTCGGTGGTTGCGGAACTGCCCACCGAAGTGGATGTTGCGATCATCGGTGGCGGATATACTGGCCTGAGCGCGGCGCGTACGCTTACGAAGAGCGGCGTTTCGGTGGCTGTGCTGGAACGCGAGATGATTGGCTGGGGGGCATCTTCTCGCAATGCGGGCATCACCGGATGCGGCCTGAAACGCGGCACGCCCGCAGTTTTTGAGCGTTACGGCGAAAAATATGGCCGTATTTTCTGGCAGGCCTCACTTGATGCGCTCAATCTGATTGAAGAGTTGGTTGCCGAAGAAGGCATTGACTGCGACTGGCAGCAAAATGGTGATTTGGCGGTTGCATTCAAGCCATCGCATTTTGAAAACTTCAAAACCAGGCAGGCCTGGCATAAAAAACATCTAGGCCACGAGTTACGCTTGATTTCCCCCGATGAATTGCGTACCGAAATTGGCAGCGACGCGTTTTTCGGCGGTCTGCTGGACGACCACGGCGCAGGCATTCACCCGGCAAAATTGGTTTTCGGGCTGGCTGAAGTTGCTGCGAAATATGGCGCTCAACTTTTTGAACATGCCGCGGTCACGCGTATTGAAAAATTGGCCGCGGGTTATAACTTGCACACCACCCGTGGCGTGCTGCGTGCAAAAGAAGTTATCATGGCAACCAACGGCTACACCGACCGACTGGTGCGCAAACTCAAACCCCGAGTTTTTGCGGGGGGCAGTTACAGCATCGTGACTGAACCGCTCTCGAAAGACATACAGCACGAAATCAGCCCTCGTAGCCGCGTTTTTTGGGACTCAAAATGGTTTCTCAACTATTTTCGTCTCACCCCCGATGGACGTCTGCTGTGGGGTGGTCGCAACAATTTGAGTACAAATCTGGATTTGAGCGAATCTACCCAACAATTGCGCGCCGGAATGCTGCGAGCATTTCCGCAGCTTGCGGATGTGGCCGTCACGCACACCTGGACGGGGCAGCTTGGCCTGACCTTCGACTTGATGCCTCATATTGGGCGCGTTGAAAATATCCATTACGCGCTGGGATATGGCGGCCACGGCTTGCACACGGCGTTGTGGCTGGGCCATGAATTGGCGCAAATGCTCACCGGCGAAAAATCAAACTCACCTTTCGCTGAAATTTCACATCAAACCTATTTCTTTTATCGCAACCGCACCTGGTTTTTGCCGATGGCGGCGTTGTATTATCGGATAAGGGATTGGCTATCTTGA
- a CDS encoding four helix bundle protein, with the protein MARDFKKIIVWQKADDLAVAIYGITHSYFPDAEKYGLTSQIRRAAVSVAANIAEGSGRHTPADFLRFLGFAQGSLSEVEYHLHLAHRLGYVDDAVYQNLEDQRAEVGRVLTGFIKAVRKQKNA; encoded by the coding sequence GTGGCGCGAGATTTTAAAAAGATCATCGTCTGGCAAAAGGCTGATGATTTGGCCGTGGCGATCTACGGGATTACGCACTCATATTTTCCAGATGCCGAAAAATATGGTCTTACTTCGCAAATTCGCAGAGCGGCTGTATCTGTGGCTGCCAATATTGCGGAAGGGTCAGGTAGACACACACCAGCCGATTTTTTGCGCTTTTTAGGATTTGCTCAGGGATCACTTTCAGAAGTTGAATACCATTTGCATTTAGCTCACCGTCTGGGTTATGTTGACGATGCTGTATACCAAAACCTGGAAGACCAGCGCGCTGAAGTTGGGCGGGTTCTTACAGGTTTTATCAAAGCCGTTCGTAAACAGAAGAATGCTTGA
- a CDS encoding aldehyde dehydrogenase → MYINGKFTNGNSVERIPIINPATEEAFADSARGTIEDAFVAVAAAKVAFQEWKRTPANERAAALHAVAAKIREHHDEIVHLLTLEEGKPIPENDEELWWVEETFDYYAELARHERGRVIPPGDPGQFNFVIKEPYGVVGCIVPWNYPLLLLAWKMAPALAAGNTVVIKPSELTPLATLKLVEVACDHLPPGVVNVVTGYGPEVGEPLVTHPDVPVIAFTGSLAVGQRIATLAGPMMKKLHLELGGKDPMVIAPDAEMDMAVSGLAYAALINTGQVCTSTERVYVHESIFGQFSEELVDFVGKLRIGNGMDKGVDIGPMIRNRFREKVEGQLAEAQAAGANILIGGQRPAQFSRGFFLAPAVVTGVDHSMRLMREETFGPVIPLMPYKDFDEAIALANDCQYGLGATLMSRDARLVKRFFDEVKGGTIWINDPLTDNFAGPFGGMKMSGLGRELGQEGLDEYYDVKHVHWDIEGGVKDYWYPY, encoded by the coding sequence ATGTATATCAACGGAAAATTCACCAACGGGAACTCCGTCGAACGCATCCCGATCATCAACCCTGCCACCGAAGAAGCCTTCGCCGATTCAGCCCGCGGCACCATCGAAGATGCGTTTGTTGCCGTCGCGGCTGCCAAAGTGGCTTTTCAGGAATGGAAGCGCACCCCGGCCAACGAGCGCGCGGCTGCTTTGCACGCCGTGGCTGCAAAAATCCGTGAACATCATGACGAAATCGTACACCTGCTGACGCTCGAAGAAGGCAAGCCCATCCCCGAGAACGATGAAGAACTTTGGTGGGTCGAAGAAACTTTCGACTACTACGCCGAGTTAGCGCGCCACGAACGCGGGCGCGTGATTCCCCCAGGCGATCCGGGACAGTTCAATTTTGTGATTAAAGAACCGTATGGCGTGGTGGGCTGCATTGTGCCCTGGAATTATCCGCTTTTGTTATTGGCCTGGAAAATGGCCCCGGCGCTGGCTGCGGGCAATACGGTGGTGATTAAGCCTTCGGAGTTGACGCCGCTGGCTACCCTGAAGTTGGTCGAAGTGGCCTGCGATCATCTACCCCCGGGGGTGGTCAACGTAGTGACGGGCTATGGCCCGGAGGTAGGCGAACCCCTGGTGACGCATCCTGATGTCCCGGTGATCGCCTTTACCGGCTCGCTGGCTGTTGGACAGCGCATTGCCACATTGGCTGGACCAATGATGAAGAAACTGCATCTCGAACTGGGTGGCAAAGACCCCATGGTCATCGCTCCCGACGCCGAGATGGATATGGCTGTCAGCGGGCTGGCCTATGCGGCCCTGATCAACACCGGGCAGGTCTGCACCAGCACCGAGCGCGTGTATGTGCATGAGAGCATCTTCGGGCAATTTAGCGAAGAACTGGTCGATTTTGTCGGAAAACTGCGCATAGGAAACGGAATGGATAAAGGCGTCGACATCGGGCCGATGATCCGCAATCGGTTTCGCGAGAAAGTGGAAGGCCAGCTTGCGGAGGCACAGGCTGCGGGTGCAAATATCCTCATCGGCGGCCAGCGGCCAGCCCAATTTTCACGCGGGTTCTTCCTGGCTCCTGCGGTGGTTACCGGCGTGGATCATAGTATGCGCCTGATGCGTGAGGAAACCTTCGGGCCAGTCATCCCTCTGATGCCCTACAAGGATTTCGACGAAGCCATCGCGCTTGCCAACGATTGCCAGTATGGGTTGGGCGCGACGCTGATGAGCCGCGATGCCCGTCTGGTGAAGCGCTTTTTTGATGAAGTCAAAGGCGGCACGATCTGGATCAATGACCCCCTGACCGATAATTTCGCCGGGCCGTTTGGCGGCATGAAGATGTCGGGCCTGGGCCGCGAACTTGGGCAAGAAGGTCTCGATGAGTACTATGATGTCAAACATGTTCATTGGGATATTGAGGGCGGCGTGAAGGACTATTGGTATCCGTATTAG
- a CDS encoding spermidine/putrescine ABC transporter substrate-binding protein, giving the protein MKKILVLSMLLLALSLVLIGCQGQQEAAAPAEAEPAQEEVATELHIYNWSEYIDPEVYTAFEEEYGIKVIEDTFSSNEELLAKIQAGAAGYDLIVPSDYMVEIMIAEGLVAELNHANVPNIANLSALFSDPPFDPGLTYCVPYQWGTTGIGYNSEVFEDAPASWAYIFDPVMAAEYEGKITMLNDSRESIGAALKYLGYSLNTTNEAELEEAKELLIQTKPFIFSYDSDQFEDLIAANEVVIGHGWSGDYFMAAVDDERIWYVIPEEGGVVWADNLCIPLTSKNQDAAELFINYILQPEIAAQITNFTWYGSPVEAANEFIDPEILEEPAIYPSAETMERLEWIQDVGDATPLYERIWTEVKASE; this is encoded by the coding sequence ATGAAAAAAATTCTCGTTCTTAGTATGTTATTGCTCGCATTGTCGCTTGTGCTAATTGGCTGTCAGGGTCAGCAAGAGGCCGCAGCCCCAGCAGAAGCGGAACCCGCTCAGGAAGAAGTTGCTACTGAACTTCACATCTATAATTGGAGTGAGTATATTGATCCTGAGGTTTATACTGCCTTTGAAGAAGAATACGGTATCAAAGTCATTGAAGATACCTTCTCTAGCAATGAAGAACTGCTGGCGAAAATTCAGGCTGGGGCCGCGGGTTACGATCTCATCGTTCCGTCTGACTATATGGTCGAAATTATGATTGCCGAAGGGCTGGTGGCGGAACTCAATCACGCCAACGTGCCCAATATCGCTAATCTCTCCGCGTTATTTAGCGATCCCCCCTTTGATCCGGGTCTGACCTACTGTGTTCCTTATCAGTGGGGTACCACCGGCATCGGGTATAACAGCGAAGTTTTCGAAGATGCTCCCGCAAGCTGGGCGTATATCTTTGATCCGGTGATGGCCGCCGAATACGAAGGCAAAATCACAATGCTCAACGATAGCCGAGAGTCCATCGGCGCAGCGCTCAAGTATCTAGGCTACTCGCTGAACACTACCAACGAAGCCGAACTCGAAGAAGCGAAAGAATTGCTGATCCAGACCAAACCCTTCATCTTCTCGTATGACTCCGATCAATTTGAAGACTTGATCGCAGCAAACGAGGTTGTCATTGGGCATGGTTGGAGTGGCGACTACTTCATGGCCGCTGTTGACGACGAGCGCATCTGGTACGTCATCCCCGAAGAAGGCGGCGTTGTCTGGGCTGACAACCTGTGCATCCCGTTGACTTCAAAAAATCAGGATGCGGCTGAACTTTTCATCAATTACATTTTGCAGCCCGAAATAGCCGCGCAGATCACTAACTTCACCTGGTATGGCAGTCCGGTTGAAGCAGCCAACGAGTTCATTGATCCTGAAATTCTTGAAGAACCAGCCATTTACCCTTCGGCTGAGACGATGGAGCGCCTGGAATGGATTCAGGATGTTGGCGATGCTACCCCGCTGTACGAACGCATTTGGACAGAAGTAAAAGCATCTGAATAA
- a CDS encoding ABC transporter permease: MNQKPLKIPLRLKIGRYALTAHGLMSYFFLYAPIIILIIFSFNASKFVTGSWHGFTLEWYKKLFVDEAIGAALRNSLYVSLIATFISTIFGTMVSLAMERYDFWGKLPFDALLYLPIIIPDIAMAVMLLLFFVMVKMPLGRLTIIISHIAFDISFVAIVVRARLAQFDDALEEAAQDLYANNWKTFRYVTFPLLLPGILAGALLAFTLSLDDFVITFFTSGPGATTLPLRIYSLVKLGVTPEINALSAVMLMASFVFVVISFSLQKGGNGKVDLV; encoded by the coding sequence CTGAATCAGAAACCGTTGAAAATTCCTTTGCGGCTGAAAATTGGCCGTTACGCCCTGACTGCCCACGGGTTGATGAGCTACTTTTTCTTGTATGCGCCGATCATTATATTGATTATTTTTTCGTTCAACGCCTCGAAATTTGTTACTGGCAGTTGGCATGGTTTTACTTTGGAATGGTATAAAAAGTTATTCGTTGACGAAGCTATCGGGGCGGCTCTGCGAAACAGTCTTTATGTTAGTTTGATTGCAACTTTTATTTCCACGATCTTTGGCACGATGGTTTCCCTGGCGATGGAACGCTACGATTTCTGGGGCAAGCTGCCTTTTGATGCGCTGCTCTACCTGCCGATTATTATTCCCGATATTGCTATGGCGGTCATGCTGCTACTTTTCTTCGTGATGGTCAAAATGCCTCTGGGACGGCTGACGATCATCATTTCGCATATCGCTTTCGATATTTCCTTTGTGGCGATTGTTGTTCGCGCCCGTCTGGCACAATTTGATGATGCGCTCGAAGAGGCCGCTCAAGATTTATATGCCAATAATTGGAAGACGTTCCGCTATGTAACTTTTCCGTTGTTATTGCCTGGTATCCTGGCCGGAGCGCTGCTGGCTTTCACGCTGTCTTTAGATGATTTTGTAATCACCTTTTTTACATCAGGGCCAGGCGCTACAACACTGCCTTTGCGAATTTACTCGTTGGTTAAGCTTGGCGTAACACCCGAAATCAACGCGCTCTCAGCCGTCATGCTGATGGCATCTTTCGTATTTGTGGTCATTTCATTCTCATTACAGAAAGGAGGCAATGGCAAAGTAGATTTAGTTTAA
- a CDS encoding ABC transporter permease: MQTDKRKKWRVFGLIFPSLFWLVVFFAIPLVLVLAMSFGERGTYGGVEWNLNLENFARFFDFSDPLYLRIFGRTLYIAAITTVVSFLIGYPMAFWIASQPEKRRNSLLMMLMLPFWTNFLVRTYAWILILRDQGVINTIWVGHIHNAALWLENTLPWLPLEGFVQVTANPLPLFGTTLAIVIGLVYGWLPDMVLPCYAAIERFDGSLVEAAQDLYANRMQAFIRVIFPLTLPGVIAGSILVFIPSLGAYVTPDLLGGAKSVMIGNVIYSQFMSARDYPFGATISFVLMALMLAGTLFYFRFTVAGQKGEPNHG, translated from the coding sequence ATGCAAACTGACAAACGAAAAAAATGGCGCGTTTTTGGCCTGATTTTCCCTAGTCTATTCTGGTTAGTGGTGTTTTTTGCCATTCCTCTGGTTTTAGTGTTGGCAATGAGTTTTGGCGAGCGCGGCACCTACGGTGGCGTCGAGTGGAATTTGAATCTGGAGAATTTCGCCCGCTTTTTTGATTTTTCAGACCCGCTTTACCTGCGCATCTTTGGGCGCACCTTGTATATTGCTGCCATTACAACCGTAGTTTCTTTTCTAATTGGCTATCCGATGGCGTTTTGGATTGCATCCCAGCCGGAGAAGCGGCGTAATTCCTTGTTGATGATGTTGATGCTGCCCTTCTGGACGAATTTTCTGGTGCGCACCTACGCCTGGATTCTCATTTTGCGTGATCAGGGTGTGATCAATACGATTTGGGTTGGCCATATTCACAATGCTGCGCTATGGCTAGAAAATACGCTCCCCTGGCTGCCACTGGAAGGGTTTGTGCAGGTTACAGCCAATCCGCTGCCCCTTTTTGGCACCACACTGGCAATTGTCATCGGCTTGGTTTACGGCTGGCTGCCCGATATGGTGCTGCCCTGCTATGCAGCAATAGAACGCTTTGATGGTTCGCTGGTGGAAGCCGCCCAGGATTTATATGCCAATCGCATGCAGGCATTCATTCGGGTGATTTTTCCGTTGACTCTCCCTGGGGTGATTGCCGGTTCAATTTTGGTGTTCATCCCCTCCCTGGGGGCGTACGTCACGCCCGATCTGTTAGGAGGCGCCAAATCGGTGATGATCGGCAATGTCATTTATTCGCAATTCATGTCGGCCAGGGATTATCCATTCGGAGCAACGATCTCATTTGTACTCATGGCGCTGATGTTGGCCGGTACTTTGTTCTACTTCCGCTTCACCGTCGCGGGGCAGAAAGGAGAACCTAATCATGGCTAG
- a CDS encoding ABC transporter ATP-binding protein encodes MPGEFAVELINVAKQFDQVVAVDDVSLQIRDGEFFSLLGPSGCGKTTTLRMIGGFEMPTAGDVLIGGEIQGFKPPFQRPVNTVFQSYALFPHMTIFDNVAFGLQMKKVAKNEIKERVNEMLELVQLPGVGHRKPDQLSGGQQQRIALARALINKPKVLLLDEPLGALDLKLRKAMQLELKALQQRVGITFIYVTHDQEEALTMSDRIAVMNEGKVWQLDNPEEIYEHPANRFVADFIGETNFMEGKVSRLTDERVFVAVDEQVPVPLLPTRDVQVGQAVTVAVRPEKLSVSAEKKREVDIPGTVDEVIYIGTDIRYIVRITDGTTLAVREQNRGGLSAQRFSAGDHIHIGWYARNASLLTE; translated from the coding sequence ATGCCCGGTGAATTTGCCGTAGAACTTATTAATGTTGCCAAGCAATTTGATCAAGTCGTCGCGGTGGATGATGTCTCGCTTCAGATCCGCGATGGCGAGTTCTTTTCGCTTTTAGGCCCCAGTGGATGCGGCAAGACAACCACGCTGCGCATGATCGGGGGTTTCGAAATGCCTACTGCCGGGGATGTGCTGATTGGTGGCGAAATTCAGGGGTTTAAACCGCCCTTCCAACGTCCGGTCAACACCGTTTTTCAAAGTTATGCTCTTTTCCCTCACATGACGATTTTTGATAATGTAGCCTTCGGCTTGCAAATGAAAAAAGTTGCTAAAAATGAGATCAAAGAACGCGTCAACGAGATGCTCGAATTGGTGCAATTGCCCGGCGTGGGGCATCGCAAACCCGATCAGCTTTCGGGCGGGCAGCAACAGCGCATTGCCCTGGCTCGGGCGCTGATTAATAAGCCAAAGGTGTTGTTGCTGGATGAGCCATTAGGCGCGTTGGATTTAAAATTGCGCAAAGCCATGCAGCTTGAACTCAAAGCTTTGCAGCAACGCGTAGGTATCACCTTCATCTATGTCACGCACGATCAAGAAGAAGCCCTGACGATGTCGGACCGCATTGCGGTGATGAACGAAGGCAAGGTTTGGCAACTGGACAACCCGGAGGAAATTTACGAGCATCCGGCCAATCGTTTTGTCGCCGATTTTATTGGTGAAACTAATTTCATGGAGGGGAAAGTCTCGCGGTTGACGGATGAGCGTGTTTTTGTGGCTGTAGATGAGCAAGTCCCGGTCCCTTTGTTGCCCACGCGTGATGTTCAGGTGGGGCAGGCGGTGACGGTGGCTGTACGCCCAGAGAAGCTCTCTGTTTCGGCGGAGAAAAAGCGCGAGGTCGATATTCCTGGCACGGTTGATGAAGTCATCTATATTGGCACGGATATACGTTATATCGTTCGCATCACAGACGGAACTACCCTGGCAGTACGCGAGCAAAATCGTGGCGGTTTGTCTGCACAGCGCTTCAGCGCCGGAGATCATATCCACATTGGTTGGTATGCCCGCAATGCCAGCTTGTTGACAGAATAA
- a CDS encoding Lrp/AsnC family transcriptional regulator produces the protein MTFFVIFLTNVAFCAIILLMVDEIDREIIRLLQYDGRMPFTEIAEKVGISESSARRRFNQMTSDGVLQIVGIADPQDLGWNEAGMIGISVQPDRINEVAKEIAQLPEVSYLFQVAGEFDLFAEVVCKDRQHFVFFLNDNLQKIPGVTNTRSFLMLKMHKLSYRWGHAEPPKP, from the coding sequence ATGACGTTTTTCGTCATTTTCTTGACGAATGTGGCGTTTTGCGCTATTATCCTGCTCATGGTAGACGAAATCGATCGAGAAATCATTCGCTTGCTGCAATATGATGGCCGGATGCCGTTTACGGAAATTGCCGAAAAAGTAGGTATTTCGGAAAGTTCTGCCCGTCGGCGTTTCAATCAGATGACCTCGGATGGTGTTTTGCAGATCGTCGGGATTGCCGACCCGCAAGATTTGGGCTGGAACGAAGCCGGGATGATTGGCATCAGCGTGCAGCCCGACAGAATCAACGAGGTTGCCAAAGAAATTGCTCAACTGCCTGAGGTTTCTTACCTATTTCAAGTCGCGGGTGAATTTGACCTCTTTGCCGAGGTTGTTTGCAAGGATCGCCAGCATTTTGTTTTTTTTCTGAACGATAATCTGCAAAAAATTCCCGGTGTGACCAATACGCGCTCGTTTTTAATGTTAAAAATGCACAAATTATCCTATCGTTGGGGTCATGCCGAACCGCCAAAACCATAA
- the vanZ gene encoding VanZ family protein, translating to MKARVTKVFSQIDIRVVLWGIIAIYTLLLPNAIVVYRTLVKYIGQTGAGKIPLISILVFGSAYAWYGYRKTGHFKHLWYLMPSGLIALAIIQLEANPNKHIHIPEYVLMAWLLYAVLSKDYKGSGIFALIMLCGSFMGVVDELEQGIHPRRFYGWSDMLVNSASTLIGIFTLLGVARRSTRDWGWRLYLSDYKHEISVLIFGLSGAIFMSAQLFFVQTYNVFWGAYPRWLFTWNILFIANLLILLYRRWRIFWQHLPNSLVDDLISVNASAITARLWIYPLLTIVAFMHALVVFVALFGLSFR from the coding sequence ATGAAAGCCCGTGTCACAAAAGTATTTTCCCAAATAGATATCCGTGTGGTGCTGTGGGGTATCATCGCTATTTATACCCTTTTGCTGCCGAATGCAATTGTAGTTTACAGAACTCTGGTGAAATATATCGGCCAGACCGGCGCGGGGAAAATCCCGCTGATCAGCATTCTGGTTTTTGGCAGCGCCTACGCGTGGTACGGGTATCGTAAAACTGGGCATTTCAAGCATCTGTGGTATCTAATGCCCAGCGGATTGATTGCTCTGGCGATCATTCAATTAGAAGCGAATCCGAACAAGCACATCCACATTCCAGAATATGTACTCATGGCCTGGCTGCTTTACGCGGTGCTCTCGAAGGATTATAAAGGTAGCGGCATCTTCGCGCTGATAATGCTGTGCGGATCTTTCATGGGGGTCGTCGATGAGTTAGAGCAAGGCATTCATCCGCGCCGCTTCTACGGGTGGAGCGATATGCTGGTCAATAGCGCCTCAACCCTGATTGGTATTTTTACATTGCTGGGCGTTGCTCGACGATCCACGCGCGATTGGGGGTGGCGTTTATATTTGAGCGACTACAAACACGAAATTAGTGTACTGATCTTTGGTTTGTCGGGCGCCATCTTTATGAGTGCGCAGCTCTTTTTTGTGCAGACCTATAATGTGTTTTGGGGCGCGTATCCGCGCTGGCTTTTCACATGGAATATATTGTTTATCGCAAATCTGCTGATTTTACTCTACCGGCGCTGGCGAATCTTCTGGCAACACTTACCCAATTCGCTGGTGGATGATCTGATTTCGGTGAATGCGTCCGCAATTACCGCCCGCTTGTGGATTTATCCGCTGCTGACCATCGTCGCGTTTATGCACGCTCTGGTCGTTTTTGTGGCGCTCTTTGGGTTGAGTTTTCGATAA